The following coding sequences lie in one Mycobacterium gordonae genomic window:
- a CDS encoding IS110 family RNA-guided transposase, producing MINRRSQGTLRQYCGIDWATAHHDVAVINDDGKVVARGRVSNDAAGFAALLTLLAEAGDTAEDPIPIGIETDRGLFVAALRETGRVIYPINPLAASRYRARYSVSGAKSDATDAVLLANIVRTDPDAHRPLPADTDLAQAIRVLARAQQDAVWARQQVGNQIRDLLKDFYPAALVAFAGLPEGGLARADARTVLTAAPTPTQAANLTPARLRRLLIKAGRKRYLDRDVERLRDIFTDTYLHQPPVVENAMGIHLTALLSQFDAACAAADALAEAAIAHFDQHPDAKIITSFPGLGMLAGARVLAEIGDDRTRFADARGLKAFAGSAPITRASGKKTAVLQRHIKNRRLNAVGPIWALASLRASPGARRHFDARRAAGDWNHQAQRHLFNKFLGQLHHCLHTGQLYDEHVAFPPPLQLAA from the coding sequence ATGATCAACCGAAGGAGTCAAGGAACATTGAGACAGTATTGCGGAATTGATTGGGCTACAGCCCATCACGATGTCGCGGTGATCAATGACGATGGCAAAGTGGTGGCCCGCGGCCGGGTCAGTAACGACGCCGCCGGATTCGCCGCACTGCTGACGCTGCTGGCCGAAGCCGGCGACACCGCCGAGGATCCGATCCCGATCGGGATCGAAACCGACCGTGGCCTGTTCGTCGCGGCGTTGCGCGAAACCGGCCGGGTGATCTATCCGATCAACCCACTGGCTGCCTCCCGCTACCGGGCCCGGTACTCGGTCTCCGGCGCCAAATCCGATGCCACCGACGCGGTGCTGCTCGCCAACATCGTGCGCACCGACCCAGACGCGCACCGCCCGTTGCCGGCCGATACCGATCTGGCCCAAGCGATCCGGGTGTTGGCCCGGGCCCAGCAGGACGCGGTCTGGGCGCGTCAGCAGGTCGGCAATCAGATCCGCGATCTCCTCAAAGACTTCTACCCGGCCGCGCTGGTCGCGTTCGCCGGCCTGCCCGAAGGCGGACTGGCCCGCGCCGATGCCCGCACCGTCCTGACCGCCGCGCCGACGCCCACTCAGGCCGCCAACCTGACGCCGGCCCGGTTGCGGCGGCTGCTGATCAAAGCCGGCCGCAAACGCTACCTCGACCGTGACGTCGAGCGGCTGCGCGACATCTTCACCGACACCTACCTGCACCAGCCACCGGTGGTGGAGAACGCGATGGGCATTCACCTGACCGCGCTGCTGAGCCAGTTCGACGCGGCCTGCGCTGCCGCCGACGCACTCGCCGAGGCGGCGATCGCCCATTTTGACCAACACCCGGACGCCAAGATCATCACCAGTTTCCCCGGACTGGGGATGCTCGCCGGTGCCCGGGTGCTCGCCGAGATCGGTGACGACCGCACCCGTTTCGCCGATGCCCGCGGACTCAAAGCGTTCGCCGGATCGGCGCCGATCACCCGTGCTAGCGGCAAGAAAACCGCTGTCCTGCAACGCCATATCAAAAACCGTCGCCTCAACGCTGTCGGCCCGATCTGGGCCCTGGCATCGCTGCGCGCCTCCCCGGGAGCCCGCAGGCACTTCGACGCCCGCCGCGCAGCCGGAGACTGGAACCATCAAGCCCAACGACACCTGTTCAACAAATTCCTCGGCCAACTCCACCACTGCCTGCACACCGGCCAGCTCTACGACGAACATGTTGCGTTCCCACCTCCTCTCCAGCTCGCGGCTTGA
- a CDS encoding enoyl-CoA hydratase/isomerase family protein, with product MSVLQQSPSAGVTVLRLNRPQRLNAINHGMLAELTSALANLAAGTRAVVITGEGRGFCSGLDVRDFGAGIPAADDPAIDRLRFQESMAALPQAIRDLPQPVIAAVNGPCVGAGLALCLAADIRICSTAATFGNAAILLGLSGAEMGISYHLPRIVGTSVAADWMLTGRTVPAQEADRRGLVSQLVAPEELDNCALDLADRIADLTPLGVQLTKRALQVNTDAAGLDSAVELENRNQVISHATAEAAALRQKWSQG from the coding sequence GTGAGTGTGCTTCAGCAGTCACCGAGTGCCGGTGTGACGGTGCTCCGATTGAACCGCCCTCAGCGGTTGAACGCCATCAACCACGGGATGCTGGCGGAACTCACCTCGGCGCTTGCGAATCTGGCCGCGGGCACCCGTGCCGTGGTCATCACCGGGGAGGGGCGGGGATTCTGCTCCGGACTGGACGTGCGCGACTTCGGAGCGGGAATTCCGGCCGCCGACGACCCGGCCATCGACCGGTTGCGCTTTCAGGAGTCGATGGCCGCGCTCCCGCAGGCGATCCGGGATCTGCCGCAACCGGTGATCGCGGCCGTCAACGGCCCTTGTGTGGGTGCTGGTCTGGCGTTGTGCCTGGCGGCCGACATCCGGATCTGTTCGACGGCAGCGACATTCGGGAACGCCGCGATCCTGCTGGGGTTGTCGGGGGCTGAGATGGGCATAAGTTACCACCTGCCGCGCATCGTCGGCACCAGCGTTGCCGCGGACTGGATGCTCACCGGCCGGACCGTGCCCGCGCAGGAGGCGGACCGCCGCGGATTGGTCAGTCAACTGGTTGCTCCGGAGGAATTGGACAACTGCGCGCTGGACTTGGCGGACCGGATCGCCGACCTCACGCCGCTCGGCGTCCAGCTCACCAAGCGCGCGCTACAGGTGAATACCGATGCTGCGGGCCTTGACTCGGCAGTTGAACTGGAGAATCGCAACCAGGTGATCAGTCATGCCACCGCCGAGGCTGCCGCGCTTCGCCAGAAGTGGTCGCAGGGATAA
- a CDS encoding thiolase C-terminal domain-containing protein, with protein MSAAPGRPLPQLTDENEFFWKAGADGVLRFQECRTCQSLIHPPAPVCRYCRGHDIGVRDVSGRATLAGFTVNHRFSVPGMPAPYVIAEVAIAEDPRVRLTTNIIDSDPGDLQLGQTVEVVFEQIEDVWLPLFRPVPGAEPGPLPEDEIAPERFGDHVRPMLTTEKFEDKVALTGIGMSPIGRRQMVPALSLTVQACEAAIADAGLSFDDIDGLSTYPGGGNFGGFNEGGVTALEAALGIRPTWHNGGMETFGPGGSVIAAMLAVSAGLARHVLCFRTLWEATFNELMKQGRIVPSGGRTDSWQWPFGATSAAHTLAINAQRHFHRYGTNKETLGWIALNQRANAVLNPSAVYRDPMTMDDYLNARPITTPFGLYDCDVPCDGAIAVIVSAVDAARDLAKPPVLVEAVGTQIIERIDWDQSTLTHEPQVLGQSAHLWTRTSLRPKDVDVAELYDGFTINCLSWLEALGFCGIGEAREFLDGGKNIARDGLIPLNTHGGQLSHGRTHGMGLMHEAVSQLRGEAGDRQVAGARVAVVSSGGLTPSGVILLRVDA; from the coding sequence GTGTCAGCAGCACCGGGACGCCCGCTGCCCCAGCTCACTGACGAGAACGAGTTCTTCTGGAAGGCAGGTGCTGACGGCGTCCTGCGGTTCCAGGAGTGCCGGACCTGTCAGTCGCTGATCCACCCTCCTGCACCGGTGTGCCGCTACTGTCGTGGCCACGACATCGGCGTGCGCGACGTCTCGGGCCGGGCGACGCTGGCCGGGTTCACGGTGAACCACCGGTTCAGCGTGCCCGGCATGCCGGCGCCCTACGTGATCGCCGAGGTCGCCATCGCCGAAGATCCGCGAGTTCGGTTGACCACCAACATCATCGACTCAGACCCCGGCGACCTGCAGCTCGGCCAAACCGTCGAAGTTGTGTTCGAACAGATCGAGGATGTATGGCTGCCGCTATTCCGTCCAGTCCCCGGTGCTGAGCCGGGCCCGCTGCCCGAAGACGAGATCGCGCCGGAACGCTTCGGCGATCACGTCCGCCCGATGCTGACCACCGAGAAGTTCGAAGACAAGGTCGCGCTGACCGGAATCGGTATGTCACCGATCGGCCGCCGGCAAATGGTGCCTGCCCTGTCGCTGACCGTGCAAGCGTGTGAGGCGGCGATCGCCGACGCCGGTCTGAGCTTCGACGACATCGACGGCCTTTCGACCTACCCCGGCGGGGGAAACTTCGGCGGGTTCAACGAGGGCGGGGTGACCGCGCTGGAAGCGGCCCTGGGCATCCGGCCGACGTGGCACAACGGCGGCATGGAAACCTTCGGCCCGGGCGGGTCGGTGATCGCGGCGATGCTCGCCGTCTCCGCCGGACTGGCCCGACACGTGCTGTGTTTCCGGACGCTGTGGGAAGCCACCTTCAACGAGTTGATGAAGCAGGGCAGGATCGTCCCGTCCGGCGGGCGAACCGACAGTTGGCAGTGGCCGTTCGGCGCCACGTCGGCGGCCCACACTTTGGCGATCAACGCCCAGCGCCACTTTCACCGCTATGGCACCAACAAGGAGACGTTGGGCTGGATCGCGCTGAACCAGCGTGCCAACGCCGTACTCAACCCGAGCGCCGTCTATCGCGACCCGATGACGATGGACGACTACCTCAACGCCCGACCCATCACCACCCCTTTCGGCCTGTACGACTGCGACGTCCCGTGTGACGGCGCCATCGCCGTCATCGTCTCGGCCGTCGACGCCGCCCGCGACCTGGCCAAGCCACCCGTCCTGGTCGAGGCGGTGGGAACCCAGATCATCGAACGTATCGACTGGGACCAGAGCACGCTCACCCACGAACCGCAGGTGCTGGGGCAGTCCGCGCATCTGTGGACGCGAACATCGCTGCGCCCCAAAGATGTCGACGTCGCCGAGCTGTACGACGGGTTCACCATCAACTGTCTGTCCTGGCTCGAGGCGCTCGGCTTCTGCGGCATCGGCGAAGCGCGTGAATTCCTGGACGGGGGCAAGAACATCGCCCGCGACGGCCTCATACCGCTCAACACCCACGGGGGGCAGCTCTCCCACGGCCGCACCCACGGCATGGGCCTAATGCACGAGGCCGTCAGCCAGTTGCGCGGTGAGGCCGGTGATCGGCAGGTCGCCGGGGCCCGGGTCGCGGTGGTCAGCAGCGGTGGTTTGACGCCCAGCGGTGTGATCCTGCTGCGGGTCGACGCATGA
- a CDS encoding alpha/beta hydrolase — protein MTAVTPRPRVVVVDGVPMSGVIAEADEPKAVVVAIHGGGTTAVYFDCPGHPELSLLRLGSALGYTVIAIDRPGHGSSGPYPEAVQTPEQRVDLAYGAVERILGERSRGAGLFILGHSGGCELATRMAADDRGAGLLGLELGGTGRRYHDAAKEIMKAAAVKERPPGTRELLWEPIRLYPPDILRGVTNSSTSPPYERDVAVNWPHRYFPELAPAVRVPVRFTIGEHDRVYRGDDDKLAEIAGMFAQAPVFTGNRFPDAGHNLSLGLNAAEYHRSVFAFVDECAAANGSSGKPTSPSSSVNPASRSTGAGPEAG, from the coding sequence ATGACTGCTGTTACTCCCCGCCCGCGCGTGGTCGTCGTCGACGGCGTGCCCATGTCTGGCGTCATCGCCGAGGCAGACGAGCCCAAGGCCGTCGTCGTGGCGATCCACGGCGGGGGCACCACCGCGGTCTACTTCGACTGCCCGGGGCATCCCGAGTTGTCGTTGCTGCGTTTGGGATCGGCGCTGGGTTACACGGTGATCGCGATCGACCGGCCGGGGCATGGCAGTTCAGGGCCGTATCCGGAGGCGGTGCAGACTCCCGAACAGCGCGTCGATCTCGCATACGGTGCGGTCGAACGCATTCTCGGTGAGCGATCACGCGGTGCGGGGCTGTTCATACTGGGCCATTCCGGTGGGTGTGAGCTGGCGACCCGGATGGCGGCCGACGACCGGGGCGCCGGATTGTTGGGCCTGGAACTCGGCGGCACCGGCCGGCGCTACCACGACGCCGCCAAGGAGATCATGAAGGCGGCCGCTGTCAAGGAGCGCCCGCCTGGCACCCGCGAGCTGCTGTGGGAGCCGATCCGGCTGTATCCGCCCGACATTCTGCGTGGGGTCACCAACTCCTCGACGTCCCCGCCCTACGAACGGGATGTGGCGGTGAACTGGCCACACCGGTACTTCCCGGAACTGGCGCCGGCGGTGCGGGTGCCGGTGCGGTTCACGATCGGCGAGCACGACCGGGTGTATCGAGGCGACGACGACAAGCTGGCCGAAATCGCCGGAATGTTCGCTCAAGCACCCGTTTTCACCGGCAACCGGTTTCCCGACGCGGGACACAACCTCAGCCTCGGACTCAACGCAGCCGAGTACCACCGCAGCGTGTTCGCGTTCGTCGACGAATGTGCGGCGGCCAACGGCTCGAGTGGGAAGCCGACTTCACCGTCGTCGAGCGTGAATCCAGCGTCACGCTCGACGGGAGCGGGCCCGGAGGCTGGTTGA
- a CDS encoding cytochrome P450, with amino-acid sequence MTKSKVTFDPFSEDFFNGAWDTYRRMQEEAPVYYSEEYDFYALTRHADVAAGLKNFQTYSSAYGIDLSMVRTGKPPEQKSIIFMDPPDHRHMRSLLNKVFTPRAIQDQREMVGEKIDKYLSRVDPDRFDVVQDFSGPFPVEVITTMLGVPEEHAQRVRHLIDESLHREPGQVEVGERGMQANIETWMLYYELLQQRRAEPRDDLFTKLINAEIEREDGQMTKLDDIEIAGFATLLGGAGAETVTKLLGNAPVVFARFPEQWQKLLEDRSKIPAAVEELLRYEAPSQYQVRCSLKDVELHGVTIPAMKPVFLINGAANRDPAAWTKPEEFDIDRDRHEALNLSFGYGIHSCLGAALARMESCIALEKLLNFMPRYEVDWENCNRVHMQNVAGWKNVPVRVLP; translated from the coding sequence ATGACCAAGTCGAAGGTCACCTTTGATCCGTTCTCCGAGGACTTCTTCAACGGCGCCTGGGACACCTATCGGCGCATGCAGGAAGAAGCGCCGGTCTACTACAGCGAGGAGTATGACTTCTATGCGCTGACCCGGCACGCCGACGTGGCGGCCGGCCTGAAGAACTTCCAGACCTACTCATCGGCCTACGGCATCGACCTGTCGATGGTGCGGACGGGCAAACCACCGGAGCAGAAGTCGATCATCTTCATGGACCCGCCCGATCACCGGCACATGCGCAGCCTGCTCAACAAGGTGTTCACGCCGCGCGCCATCCAGGACCAGCGGGAGATGGTCGGCGAGAAGATCGACAAGTACCTCAGCAGGGTCGATCCGGACCGATTCGATGTGGTGCAGGATTTCTCGGGGCCGTTCCCGGTCGAGGTGATCACCACGATGCTCGGAGTGCCCGAAGAGCATGCCCAGCGGGTGCGTCACCTGATCGACGAGTCGCTGCACCGCGAACCCGGACAGGTCGAGGTCGGCGAACGCGGCATGCAGGCCAACATCGAAACCTGGATGCTGTACTACGAGCTCCTGCAACAACGTCGCGCCGAGCCGCGCGACGACCTGTTCACCAAGCTGATCAACGCCGAGATCGAGCGCGAAGACGGTCAGATGACCAAACTCGACGACATCGAGATAGCAGGCTTCGCAACACTATTGGGTGGCGCCGGAGCCGAGACGGTGACCAAGCTGCTGGGCAATGCGCCGGTGGTGTTCGCGCGGTTCCCCGAGCAGTGGCAGAAGTTGCTCGAGGACCGCAGCAAGATCCCCGCGGCGGTCGAGGAGCTGCTGCGCTACGAGGCGCCCTCCCAGTATCAGGTTCGTTGCTCATTGAAAGACGTTGAGCTGCATGGCGTGACCATACCCGCCATGAAACCGGTGTTCCTGATCAACGGCGCGGCCAACCGCGATCCCGCCGCCTGGACCAAGCCCGAAGAGTTCGACATCGACCGCGACCGCCACGAAGCGCTCAACCTGAGCTTCGGCTACGGAATCCACAGCTGTCTGGGCGCGGCGCTGGCCCGCATGGAGAGCTGCATTGCGCTGGAGAAGTTACTCAACTTCATGCCGCGCTATGAGGTGGACTGGGAGAACTGCAACCGCGTGCATATGCAGAATGTCGCAGGATGGAAGAACGTTCCAGTAAGGGTGCTGCCATGA
- a CDS encoding ferredoxin, with the protein MRIEVDWDLCESNAVCMGIAPDVFLLGDDDMLTVLQPEVTPENEELVRDAVRQCPRQAISIV; encoded by the coding sequence ATGAGAATCGAAGTCGATTGGGATCTGTGCGAGAGCAATGCCGTGTGCATGGGCATCGCACCTGACGTGTTCTTGTTGGGCGATGACGACATGCTGACGGTCCTGCAGCCAGAGGTCACCCCAGAGAACGAGGAACTGGTCCGTGATGCGGTGCGGCAGTGTCCGCGGCAGGCCATCTCCATCGTTTAG
- a CDS encoding PE family protein, which yields MSYVIAAPDMMATAASDLVRLGSTLQTAGAAAAAPTTALAAAAADEVSAAIATVFSTHARGYQTLSAQAAAFHAQFIQELTCAAGSYAIADATAASPLQAAEQQILGLINAPTQALLGRPLIGNGADGAPGTGQDGGAGGLLFGNGGNGGSGGGAHPTGGRGGDAGLFGSGGSGGQGAPGATGGSGGNGGLFSGNGGAGGSGGNAIVAGGNGGMGGSGGSAGLFGNGGAGGSGGLGAAGDDAVNPSVLPAGPAATKGTDAVFTSAPGGPGGNGVSSPTLGQPGGEGGTGGVGAGNTALGGSGGIGGNGGAGAVGGTGGAGGAANSVLGISIGGSGGTGGAGGAGAVGGTGGTGGLATDINGHAVGGAGGTGGTGGVGADGGQGGTGGIAVGLTDIGGGGGAGGSGGVGVAGGAAGSGGAGGTGGRGGFLIGTGGAGGAGGAGGIGGMGTRAGFGGTGGDGGLAVVLPGAGGFGGSGGVGGVGGAGGAGGAGGAGGHGGLLMGDGGVGGVGGNAGAGGAGAQGGQGGVGGNGFLGGSGGTGGDGGSGGAGGTGGNGGAGGGAGFFGAAGAAAAGGSAGTGGSGGDFGDGGAGGIGFVNLANGAPGGPGQAGADGPTGSAGLPG from the coding sequence ATGTCATACGTGATCGCAGCGCCGGACATGATGGCAACGGCGGCATCAGATCTGGTCCGCCTCGGGTCGACACTGCAGACCGCCGGCGCCGCCGCGGCCGCACCAACCACCGCACTCGCGGCAGCAGCGGCTGACGAGGTGTCGGCGGCGATCGCCACCGTGTTCAGCACGCACGCCCGGGGCTACCAGACGCTCAGCGCGCAGGCCGCGGCGTTTCACGCCCAGTTCATCCAGGAACTCACCTGCGCGGCAGGCTCCTACGCGATTGCCGACGCCACCGCCGCGTCGCCCCTGCAGGCGGCGGAGCAGCAGATCCTCGGCCTGATCAACGCCCCGACCCAGGCACTGCTGGGTCGCCCGCTGATCGGCAACGGCGCCGACGGTGCGCCCGGCACCGGACAGGACGGCGGGGCCGGGGGGCTGCTGTTCGGCAACGGCGGCAACGGTGGATCCGGCGGTGGGGCACACCCGACCGGCGGCCGTGGTGGCGACGCGGGCCTGTTCGGTTCCGGCGGTAGCGGTGGCCAAGGCGCTCCCGGCGCGACGGGCGGCAGCGGCGGCAACGGCGGACTGTTCTCTGGCAACGGCGGCGCCGGCGGCAGCGGCGGCAACGCCATCGTGGCCGGCGGCAATGGCGGCATGGGCGGAAGCGGTGGATCTGCCGGACTTTTCGGCAACGGTGGGGCGGGCGGTAGCGGCGGACTGGGCGCGGCGGGCGACGACGCCGTCAACCCGAGCGTCCTGCCCGCGGGACCGGCCGCGACGAAGGGCACCGATGCGGTGTTTACCAGCGCGCCAGGTGGCCCCGGGGGTAACGGTGTCAGCAGCCCCACCCTCGGGCAGCCCGGCGGCGAAGGCGGCACCGGTGGAGTGGGTGCGGGAAACACTGCGCTCGGCGGGAGCGGGGGAATCGGCGGCAACGGAGGCGCCGGCGCCGTGGGCGGCACGGGAGGCGCCGGCGGCGCAGCGAATTCAGTTCTGGGGATCAGCATCGGCGGATCCGGTGGCACCGGCGGAGCCGGCGGCGCCGGAGCGGTGGGCGGTACCGGCGGCACCGGAGGCTTAGCCACGGACATCAACGGTCACGCTGTTGGCGGGGCCGGCGGTACGGGCGGGACTGGCGGCGTCGGCGCGGACGGCGGACAGGGTGGCACCGGCGGGATCGCTGTGGGCCTCACCGATATCGGAGGAGGCGGCGGTGCCGGCGGATCGGGCGGCGTCGGGGTCGCCGGCGGGGCCGCCGGGAGCGGAGGCGCGGGGGGAACCGGCGGTCGCGGCGGGTTTCTGATCGGTACCGGCGGCGCCGGCGGCGCCGGCGGCGCCGGCGGGATCGGCGGCATGGGTACCCGGGCGGGCTTCGGCGGCACCGGGGGCGATGGCGGTTTGGCCGTGGTATTGCCGGGCGCCGGCGGCTTCGGGGGGTCGGGTGGCGTTGGTGGCGTCGGTGGCGCCGGCGGCGCCGGCGGTGCGGGAGGGGCCGGTGGTCACGGCGGCCTGCTGATGGGCGATGGCGGCGTGGGCGGCGTGGGAGGTAACGCGGGCGCCGGCGGTGCCGGCGCCCAGGGTGGGCAGGGCGGGGTCGGCGGCAACGGATTTCTCGGCGGCAGCGGTGGAACCGGCGGTGACGGTGGTTCAGGAGGGGCCGGCGGAACGGGCGGAAACGGCGGCGCCGGCGGCGGTGCGGGATTCTTCGGCGCCGCGGGCGCCGCTGCCGCGGGTGGCAGCGCTGGGACGGGTGGCAGCGGCGGCGACTTCGGTGACGGCGGCGCCGGCGGGATCGGCTTCGTTAACCTGGCGAACGGCGCCCCGGGCGGGCCGGGGCAGGCGGGCGCCGATGGCCCGACCGGCAGCGCCGGGCTGCCGGGTTGA
- a CDS encoding ferredoxin, whose amino-acid sequence MRVWVDDGTCRGHGMCLTLCPEVFSLTDDGYAEAITSDVPTEFEAATREAIECCPEQAIKER is encoded by the coding sequence ATGAGGGTCTGGGTCGACGACGGGACGTGCCGCGGTCACGGCATGTGCCTGACGTTGTGCCCGGAAGTGTTCAGCTTGACCGACGACGGCTATGCCGAGGCGATAACTAGTGACGTGCCAACGGAATTCGAGGCGGCCACGCGCGAGGCCATCGAGTGCTGCCCGGAGCAGGCGATCAAGGAGCGCTGA
- a CDS encoding cytochrome P450 translates to MVEDFTELDFFRDRQLVEDPYPYYEALRQRCPVTREPHHGVTMVTGWDEACAVLNDAQTFSSCISVTGPFPGFPVPLDGQTDITELIEQHRDELPFSDQLPTLDPPTHTNHRSLLMRLITPKRLKENEDAMWVLADQVLDEFLAPGQGEFIKGFAGPFTLLVIADLLGVPMEDRDSFVKGIRQNSGGGVGGTGKEALAHSPLEFLYGLFSDYVRDRRREPRDDVLTGLATATYPDGSIPEIEDVARVASNVFSAGQETTVRLLGAALQILAECSDLQQQLRRDRSLIPNFIEEALRVESPVKGDFRLNRVPVNVGGVDLPAGTTLMVLQAAANRDPRRFEDPATFDPARKNARQHLSFGRGIHSCPGAPLARAETRVALERLLDRTSDIRLDERRHGPANDRRYQYVPTYILRGLTELHLEFTAG, encoded by the coding sequence ATGGTGGAGGACTTCACCGAACTGGATTTCTTCCGTGACCGCCAGCTTGTCGAGGATCCCTACCCGTACTACGAGGCGCTGCGCCAGCGGTGTCCGGTAACCCGCGAACCGCATCATGGCGTCACGATGGTGACCGGCTGGGACGAGGCGTGCGCGGTGCTCAACGACGCGCAGACCTTCTCCTCGTGCATTTCGGTGACCGGCCCGTTCCCTGGCTTCCCGGTGCCGTTGGACGGTCAGACCGACATCACCGAGTTGATCGAGCAGCACCGCGACGAGTTGCCCTTCAGTGACCAGCTGCCGACGCTGGACCCGCCCACCCACACCAATCACCGCTCGCTGTTGATGCGGCTGATCACCCCCAAGCGCCTCAAGGAGAACGAGGATGCCATGTGGGTGCTGGCCGATCAGGTGCTCGACGAGTTCCTGGCGCCGGGGCAGGGAGAGTTCATCAAGGGATTCGCCGGCCCGTTCACGCTGCTGGTGATCGCCGACCTGCTGGGTGTGCCGATGGAAGATCGCGACTCGTTCGTCAAGGGCATCCGCCAGAACTCAGGTGGCGGCGTCGGGGGCACCGGCAAAGAAGCGCTGGCCCACAGTCCGCTGGAGTTCCTCTACGGTCTGTTCTCCGACTACGTTCGCGACCGCCGGCGCGAGCCCCGCGACGACGTGCTGACCGGCCTGGCGACCGCCACCTATCCCGATGGCTCGATACCGGAGATCGAAGACGTCGCCCGTGTGGCCAGCAACGTCTTTTCCGCAGGGCAGGAGACCACCGTGCGACTCTTGGGCGCGGCGTTGCAGATCCTGGCGGAGTGTTCTGATCTCCAGCAGCAATTGCGGCGGGACCGCAGCCTGATCCCGAACTTCATCGAGGAGGCGCTGCGCGTCGAAAGCCCGGTCAAGGGGGACTTCCGGCTGAATCGGGTGCCGGTCAACGTCGGCGGCGTCGACCTACCGGCAGGCACCACGCTGATGGTTCTGCAGGCCGCCGCCAACCGCGATCCGCGCCGCTTCGAGGATCCGGCGACGTTCGACCCGGCCCGCAAGAATGCCCGGCAGCACCTGTCGTTCGGGCGCGGCATTCACAGCTGCCCAGGCGCCCCGCTGGCGCGTGCCGAAACGCGGGTCGCGCTCGAGCGCCTGCTGGACCGGACATCGGACATCAGACTTGACGAGCGGCGGCACGGCCCAGCGAATGACCGCCGCTACCAATACGTTCCGACCTACATCCTGCGTGGGTTGACCGAGTTGCATTTGGAGTTCACCGCGGGATGA
- a CDS encoding TetR/AcrR family transcriptional regulator — MPDVRPYETLLAKGEDRKQRILQVAQRLLSRNGWRNTTLAQIAGEAGVTPAGLLHHFESKEQLLHAVLDARDLDDDTHSDRGADLLGEIALVADRFSRQPELVGTFTVLLVENIAPDAPLHDRLVNRQREATEIVAAGIRRGQTAGRYRADIDPAVKAVEILAFIHGMEMTWLLDPSIPLAEVFKEYAEALARDFSPSNPTSAT, encoded by the coding sequence GTGCCCGACGTAAGGCCCTACGAGACGCTTCTCGCCAAAGGCGAAGACCGCAAACAGCGGATTCTGCAGGTGGCGCAGCGGCTGTTGTCGCGCAACGGCTGGCGCAATACGACACTTGCCCAGATCGCCGGCGAGGCGGGGGTGACCCCGGCGGGCCTGCTGCATCATTTCGAATCCAAGGAACAGCTGCTGCATGCGGTGCTGGATGCGCGCGACCTCGACGACGACACGCACTCCGACCGGGGCGCTGATCTGCTGGGTGAGATCGCGCTGGTCGCCGACCGCTTCAGTCGGCAGCCAGAGTTGGTGGGCACGTTCACCGTGCTGCTGGTAGAGAACATCGCCCCCGACGCACCGCTGCACGACCGCCTGGTGAACCGGCAGCGGGAAGCCACCGAGATCGTCGCCGCCGGCATCCGCCGCGGGCAGACCGCCGGCCGATATCGCGCCGACATAGACCCCGCCGTCAAGGCGGTAGAGATCCTCGCCTTCATCCACGGAATGGAAATGACATGGCTGCTCGACCCTTCAATACCCCTGGCCGAGGTGTTCAAGGAGTACGCGGAGGCGCTGGCGCGCGACTTCTCCCCGTCCAACCCGACGAGCGCGACATGA